From the genome of Callithrix jacchus isolate 240 chromosome 7, calJac240_pri, whole genome shotgun sequence, one region includes:
- the LOC103794171 gene encoding thymosin beta-4 yields MSDKPDMAEIEKFDKSKLKKTETQEKNPLPSKETTEQEKQAGES; encoded by the coding sequence ATGTCTGACAAACCCGATATGGCTGAGATCGAGAAATTCGATAAGTcgaaactgaagaagacagaaacGCAAGAGAAAAACCCACTGCCTTCCAAAGAAACGACTGAACAGGAGAAGCAAGCAGGCGAATCGTAA